The stretch of DNA CGGAGAGGGGAATGCAAATCAGGAGCGAGCATGCGATGAAAATCAGGAAAGGGCGGCTCGACAGCGTCTTCAGGGCGTCGAGCCCAAGAATGGATCGTACCGTGGGCTTGGTCCCCGCCGCGCGCGGCGGCGTGTGCGGGAGGGTCAGAGCGTACCCGGCCATGACGATCGAGGCGACACCGGCGGTGTAGAGCGGGATGGGGGTGGCGTCGGCACCCAGGATCGCGCTCACGAGAACGTTGGCCGCGATCCAGCCGAGGGTTCCGAAAACTCGAATCAGGGGAAACTGCTTCTCCTGATCGTGAATGTGATGAAACGCGAGGGAGTTCGTGAGACCGAGAGTGGGCATGTAGAACAGGACGTGAAGCAGAAGCAGGAGGATGAAGAGGGTCGCGGAGCTTGCGGCTCTCGGAGCGAGGAGGATGGCGAGGCCCCCGAGAAGATGCAGGACGGCGAGGATCTTTTCCGTCGCGAAAAAACGGTCGGCCACCATTCCCAGGAAGAATGGTGAGACGACGGCGGCGATAGGGCTCACGGTATAGGCCCAGTAGATGGCACCGGTCAGCTCGATCTCCGTCATGTAGTTCCCCACGGTGACGTACCAGGCCCCCCAGATGAAGAACTCGACGAACATCATGAGGCTCAATCGAAA from Vicinamibacteria bacterium encodes:
- a CDS encoding MFS transporter, which codes for MPPALSFRLSLMMFVEFFIWGAWYVTVGNYMTEIELTGAIYWAYTVSPIAAVVSPFFLGMVADRFFATEKILAVLHLLGGLAILLAPRAASSATLFILLLLLHVLFYMPTLGLTNSLAFHHIHDQEKQFPLIRVFGTLGWIAANVLVSAILGADATPIPLYTAGVASIVMAGYALTLPHTPPRAAGTKPTVRSILGLDALKTLSSRPFLIFIACSLLICIPLSAYYAYAPVFVSAAGLSSPAFKMSFGQMSEVLFMLAMPIFFARLGVKWMLVVGMSAWVLRYALFAFAAPTGSFWLIMTAIGLHGICYDFFFVTGQIYVDKKSSGEIRGQAQGFLVLVTYGVGMLVGALVAGWVFNAIVPEVATLASWQTFWWLPAAFAAAVLLMFGVTFSEASASRS